The Methanobacterium sp. BAmetb5 genome includes a region encoding these proteins:
- a CDS encoding site-2 protease family protein, with protein MVNFTSREIRDIIISMLVIGGVFAYVFKGINHGDFISLIPVALVAVGLGFVFHELAHKFMAVRYGFYAEYRLWVQGLILAIVTAALGFVFAAPGAVYIHGQYISKEENGKISIAGPLTNIALAITFFVILLVAPYSPLLSLVCSLGFTINSFLAFFNLLPVFMLDGAKVFKWNPLIWLVTIAVAFVMMAYPYVIAYMF; from the coding sequence ATGGTTAACTTCACATCCCGTGAGATTAGGGACATTATAATCTCCATGCTGGTTATTGGCGGAGTTTTTGCCTATGTATTCAAGGGTATAAACCACGGAGACTTCATATCACTCATACCAGTGGCCCTGGTAGCTGTTGGATTGGGGTTCGTGTTTCACGAGCTGGCCCATAAATTTATGGCAGTAAGATATGGTTTTTATGCTGAATACCGGCTATGGGTTCAAGGATTAATTCTGGCCATAGTAACCGCGGCTTTAGGATTTGTTTTCGCTGCACCCGGTGCGGTTTACATTCACGGACAGTACATTTCCAAGGAGGAAAACGGAAAAATATCAATTGCCGGCCCTTTAACTAACATAGCACTGGCCATCACATTTTTTGTTATCCTGCTAGTTGCACCGTACTCTCCTCTATTATCCCTGGTTTGCAGTCTCGGGTTTACAATTAACAGTTTTTTAGCATTTTTCAACCTGCTCCCGGTGTTCATGTTAGACGGGGCGAAGGTGTTCAAATGGAATCCCCTCATATGGCTGGTTACCATTGCCGTAGCATTTGTAATGATGGCCTATCCCTACGTTATAGCTTACATGTTCTAG
- a CDS encoding lactaldehyde dehydrogenase — translation MKMLIEGKLIDKNKKIAVKNPFNNEIIDYVPSGDAEDAKKAISAATKATKSMKEISSRKLSRIMYDIHQELKEKHQEISKLISLETGKPIRDSLIEMDRSLQTLLMAAEESKRIYGETIPMDAAIAGKTAFGFTIKIPLGVVAAISPFNYPVNLAIHKIAPALAAKNTVVFKPSTKAPLAALKMTEIMGRHLPDGAVNAITGPGGVLGDQLVTSDQVNKVSFTGSVATGLSIARKAGMKKLTLELGGNDPLIVLDDADIDAAVLGAVGGSYLNAGQVCIGVKRLIVQENVADEFTEKLVYRTQKVKTGDPLDPETDMGPLIDEEAAINVEQSVNDALQKGAQLLCGGKREGTFFQPTVLDQVRVDMELVQKETFGPVSPVIRVKNLDEAIKAANSTPYGLQAGVFTQNIAKAKKAVREIEAGSVLINKQPTFRTDNMPFGGFKMSGMGKEGVKYAVEDMTRTKMVVIG, via the coding sequence ATGAAAATGTTGATAGAGGGGAAGTTGATCGATAAAAATAAGAAAATTGCCGTTAAAAATCCATTTAACAATGAAATTATAGATTATGTTCCTTCTGGTGACGCAGAAGATGCTAAAAAAGCTATTTCTGCTGCAACTAAGGCAACGAAGTCCATGAAGGAAATTTCTTCCCGCAAACTGTCACGTATAATGTACGATATCCACCAGGAGCTAAAGGAAAAACACCAGGAAATATCTAAACTCATCTCCCTGGAAACCGGGAAACCCATCCGTGATTCCCTAATAGAAATGGATCGATCCCTGCAAACTCTGTTAATGGCTGCCGAGGAATCAAAAAGAATCTACGGAGAAACAATTCCCATGGATGCCGCCATAGCCGGGAAAACTGCATTTGGATTCACCATTAAAATCCCTTTAGGTGTGGTAGCAGCTATAAGTCCCTTTAATTATCCGGTAAACCTGGCTATTCATAAAATAGCCCCGGCACTGGCTGCTAAAAATACAGTGGTCTTTAAACCTTCCACCAAAGCGCCCCTGGCTGCTCTTAAAATGACGGAGATTATGGGGCGACATTTGCCTGACGGGGCAGTGAATGCCATTACTGGACCTGGAGGAGTGTTGGGTGACCAGCTGGTGACCAGTGACCAGGTTAATAAAGTATCCTTTACTGGCAGTGTGGCCACCGGACTTTCCATTGCCCGTAAAGCCGGGATGAAAAAGTTAACCCTGGAATTAGGGGGAAATGACCCTTTAATTGTTTTAGATGATGCTGACATTGACGCCGCTGTCCTGGGAGCCGTGGGTGGTTCCTACCTCAATGCCGGGCAGGTTTGTATCGGGGTCAAACGCCTCATAGTCCAGGAAAATGTGGCGGATGAATTCACAGAGAAACTGGTTTACCGTACCCAGAAGGTTAAAACCGGAGACCCCCTGGATCCTGAAACTGATATGGGGCCCCTAATTGATGAAGAGGCTGCCATTAATGTGGAACAAAGTGTCAATGACGCCCTTCAAAAGGGGGCCCAGCTACTCTGTGGAGGAAAAAGAGAAGGTACCTTTTTCCAACCCACCGTACTGGATCAGGTACGGGTGGACATGGAACTGGTTCAAAAAGAGACTTTTGGACCTGTCTCACCAGTGATAAGGGTTAAGAATCTTGACGAAGCTATTAAAGCTGCTAACAGCACCCCCTATGGATTGCAGGCCGGGGTATTCACCCAGAACATAGCAAAGGCCAAAAAGGCAGTGCGGGAGATCGAAGCTGGTTCCGTGCTCATAAATAAACAGCCCACTTTCCGGACGGATAACATGCCCTTTGGAGGATTCAAAATGAGTGGTATGGGTAAAGAAGGGGTTAAATATGCGGTGGAAGATATGACCCGCACCAAGATGGTGGTTATTGGATAA
- a CDS encoding Mov34/MPN/PAD-1 family protein, whose translation MAENKNWIDRFLGFLLGNNGKKFEEVILDREVVGEIIQIARESHPLEFVALLEGKIKENILRVDGLVFLPGETSHQGAVMKTFMMPLTTGTVGSVHSHPTPSASPSTADLHFFAKNGLFHLIIAYPYTEDSIIAYDTFGELADYRIL comes from the coding sequence ATGGCTGAAAACAAAAACTGGATAGATAGATTCCTCGGATTTTTACTGGGAAATAACGGTAAAAAATTCGAGGAAGTAATCCTGGACCGGGAGGTCGTGGGAGAGATAATCCAGATCGCTAGAGAATCCCATCCCCTGGAATTTGTTGCCCTCCTGGAAGGTAAAATAAAAGAAAACATTTTAAGAGTAGATGGTCTTGTCTTTTTACCCGGGGAAACATCCCACCAGGGGGCAGTGATGAAAACCTTCATGATGCCCCTCACCACCGGTACAGTGGGATCAGTGCACAGCCATCCCACTCCCAGTGCCTCTCCTTCTACCGCAGACCTGCATTTTTTTGCCAAAAATGGCTTGTTTCACCTGATAATCGCCTATCCCTACACTGAAGATAGTATCATTGCCTACGATACCTTTGGGGAACTGGCTGATTATCGTATATTGTGA
- a CDS encoding transcriptional regulator, translated as MSNMPIPRDQIITQINELLSKHGFDTSNIYDRSCFDLVARKELLLLLMKVLVNVDGFSIAHAQEIKRVARTFFGSPLLVGLKSKNEVLEEDVVYERHGIPVIAPSTLRNIVVEEVYPEIFADRGGYYVEIDGQIVKEMREQHNLSLKDLADQAHVSRETIYKYETGRVRAQPDTAFLLESILNMRITLSVNLFAVPPKEEETEVKKGEPRELVDLGFGVINTNRTPFDALAQAEATSKKAEPLITDLEKNRNQKVLRKMATNLNDLSAVIGTDAVFIMENKKTKESIDGIPVVHSWEIGEMKDPAEFLKMLAERRECN; from the coding sequence ATGTCGAACATGCCCATACCTAGAGATCAAATTATCACTCAGATCAACGAGCTCCTATCCAAGCATGGTTTTGACACTTCTAATATATATGATAGAAGTTGTTTTGATCTGGTGGCCCGGAAGGAACTACTTTTACTTTTAATGAAGGTACTGGTTAACGTGGATGGGTTCAGTATAGCCCACGCCCAGGAAATTAAAAGGGTAGCCCGTACCTTCTTTGGTTCACCACTCTTGGTGGGTCTTAAATCCAAGAATGAAGTTTTAGAAGAAGACGTGGTCTACGAACGTCATGGAATCCCCGTCATTGCCCCTTCAACCCTGCGGAACATAGTGGTGGAGGAGGTATATCCGGAGATATTTGCCGACCGAGGCGGTTACTATGTGGAAATTGACGGCCAGATAGTCAAGGAAATGAGAGAGCAGCACAACCTTTCACTGAAGGATCTGGCAGACCAGGCCCATGTATCTCGGGAAACAATATACAAATATGAAACTGGCCGGGTAAGAGCCCAGCCAGACACTGCATTTTTACTGGAAAGCATCCTTAACATGAGGATCACCCTTTCAGTTAACCTGTTTGCAGTTCCCCCTAAGGAAGAGGAAACTGAAGTTAAAAAGGGTGAACCCCGGGAACTGGTTGATTTAGGTTTTGGAGTTATTAACACCAATAGAACACCCTTTGATGCCCTGGCCCAGGCAGAAGCCACTTCTAAGAAGGCAGAACCTCTCATCACGGATCTGGAGAAAAACCGGAACCAGAAGGTACTGCGTAAAATGGCCACCAACCTCAATGATCTTTCCGCAGTGATCGGCACGGACGCAGTCTTTATAATGGAAAATAAGAAGACTAAGGAGTCTATTGATGGAATACCTGTGGTTCACAGCTGGGAAATTGGTGAAATGAAGGATCCTGCTGAATTTTTGAAGATGCTGGCTGAAAGAAGGGAATGTAATTAA
- a CDS encoding aspartate dehydrogenase encodes MRVGILGCGAIANIITNFAMEGKLGVEIKFFYDRDMERAENLASQIDGRVVLDLEDMLEHVDLVIEAASPRAVEEMVPLILKGGKDVIVMSVGGLINPQVREKLQKLAKDNDCRIYAPSGAIVGLDGIKAASIGKIQNITLVTRKPPRSLGINTEEETILYEGKASEAVAKFPLNINVAASVSIAAGQEIDVKIIADPQVDRNMHELEVVGDFGEFRTTTSNLRCSMNPKTSVLAAYSAIKLLNSLNENMLVGT; translated from the coding sequence ATGAGGGTTGGCATACTTGGATGTGGCGCCATAGCTAACATTATAACTAATTTTGCCATGGAAGGCAAGCTTGGCGTTGAAATTAAATTTTTTTACGACCGGGACATGGAAAGAGCCGAGAACCTGGCCTCCCAGATAGATGGCCGGGTGGTTCTGGACCTGGAAGACATGCTGGAACATGTGGACCTGGTAATTGAAGCTGCTTCACCCCGGGCAGTGGAAGAAATGGTTCCCCTTATCCTCAAGGGAGGTAAGGATGTTATTGTAATGAGCGTGGGGGGACTTATTAACCCTCAGGTCCGGGAAAAACTCCAGAAGTTAGCTAAAGATAATGATTGCCGAATTTACGCTCCTTCCGGTGCGATTGTTGGATTAGATGGAATTAAAGCTGCTTCTATAGGTAAAATTCAAAATATAACTCTGGTAACTCGGAAACCACCTCGTTCATTAGGGATAAACACTGAAGAAGAGACCATTCTCTACGAGGGTAAAGCCAGTGAAGCAGTGGCCAAGTTTCCCCTGAACATCAACGTGGCAGCCTCGGTTAGTATTGCTGCTGGTCAGGAAATTGACGTCAAAATCATCGCTGATCCACAGGTGGACCGGAATATGCACGAGTTAGAGGTGGTGGGAGACTTTGGAGAATTCCGCACCACAACCAGCAATCTAAGATGTTCCATGAATCCCAAAACCAGTGTTCTAGCGGCTTACTCTGCAATAAAACTACTTAACAGTCTCAACGAAAATATGCTGGTGGGAACTTAA
- a CDS encoding tRNA-binding protein has product MWDTSNDYRLLVAEKSVELFLRTVEGANLKGKWNKKQALQAARKMTSEIQTLYYSYLEPSAIVKTPQIDLLEEQATEIVEALGGNSWHRQFLELANREEKPKLEESLAKIKFFLNTILGLKDRISLGEIEDPVMGIDIKKGEILSVSKHPEADQLLVCNVNLQQRAITVVTNDLEVREKNQVAVALLPPEVFMGITSEGMFLGAGEGILKDVKGELGKLPHGIPLEALNEARNLVENFLQ; this is encoded by the coding sequence ATGTGGGATACTAGTAATGATTACCGACTTTTAGTGGCAGAAAAATCAGTTGAACTTTTCCTGAGAACGGTGGAAGGAGCTAACCTCAAGGGTAAATGGAACAAGAAACAGGCCTTACAAGCCGCCCGGAAAATGACTTCAGAGATACAGACCCTCTACTACTCTTACCTGGAACCATCTGCCATAGTTAAAACCCCCCAAATAGATTTACTGGAAGAACAGGCCACGGAGATCGTGGAGGCCCTGGGTGGAAATTCCTGGCACCGACAATTCCTGGAACTGGCCAACCGTGAGGAAAAACCAAAATTGGAAGAGTCCCTGGCTAAAATCAAATTCTTCCTCAACACCATCCTTGGTTTAAAAGATCGCATCAGTTTAGGTGAGATAGAAGACCCGGTGATGGGGATAGATATTAAAAAAGGAGAAATTTTAAGTGTTTCCAAACATCCAGAGGCAGACCAGCTCCTGGTGTGTAATGTGAACCTTCAACAAAGGGCTATCACCGTGGTAACCAATGATCTGGAAGTTCGGGAAAAAAATCAGGTGGCAGTGGCCTTGCTTCCCCCGGAAGTCTTCATGGGTATCACCAGTGAAGGAATGTTTTTAGGAGCAGGTGAAGGAATTTTAAAGGATGTGAAAGGAGAGCTGGGAAAACTTCCCCATGGCATCCCCTTGGAAGCCTTAAATGAAGCCAGAAACCTGGTGGAAAACTTTTTACAGTGA
- a CDS encoding type II secretion system F family protein, translated as MALIPPALAPISNSIDNIFPDKYLVRLQEILIRSGMYVKASDLLTLICGAGLLLGIIVLIAFIIMGINPVIGFIIGLIAPAALIFGWIFFMMEKRVDAIEQGTPDFLRQISSLLRSGVGVETAMEDISKHGAGPLNDELKRAVIEIKIGSSFEDALLGMSERLKSKTLDRTFRMIIEGRRVGGSLADVIETVAEDLRAILALQRERKANVMMSVMFLLIAAIIAAPFALGMIMSYSSFIGSLGKPNPLAAAAATGATGYIIIHSVIAGLLMGIVLYGSAKKGVKFSLALAPVAYGIFYVIQTLGPSILGIS; from the coding sequence ATGGCCCTTATACCCCCGGCACTTGCCCCTATATCCAACAGTATTGATAATATTTTTCCTGACAAATATCTGGTACGACTACAGGAAATCCTGATTCGTTCCGGTATGTATGTCAAGGCTTCCGATCTTTTGACCCTGATTTGTGGTGCCGGATTGTTACTGGGGATAATCGTCCTTATCGCGTTTATTATAATGGGTATCAATCCCGTAATAGGTTTCATTATAGGTTTAATTGCCCCTGCAGCTCTCATATTCGGTTGGATATTTTTCATGATGGAAAAAAGGGTGGATGCCATTGAACAGGGTACACCTGACTTTTTAAGGCAGATTTCATCACTTTTAAGATCAGGGGTGGGTGTAGAAACTGCCATGGAAGATATTTCCAAACACGGGGCAGGTCCCTTAAACGACGAGCTTAAAAGGGCAGTAATTGAAATAAAAATAGGAAGTTCGTTTGAAGATGCTCTTTTGGGAATGAGTGAACGCCTGAAATCTAAAACACTGGATAGAACATTCCGGATGATCATCGAAGGCCGTAGAGTAGGTGGTAGCCTGGCCGATGTTATTGAAACTGTTGCTGAAGATTTAAGGGCTATTTTAGCATTGCAGAGGGAAAGAAAAGCTAACGTTATGATGTCGGTGATGTTCCTGCTGATAGCAGCCATAATTGCCGCTCCTTTCGCACTGGGAATGATCATGTCCTATTCTTCCTTTATTGGATCACTGGGTAAGCCTAATCCATTGGCAGCTGCAGCTGCAACTGGAGCAACGGGATACATTATTATCCACTCGGTAATTGCCGGTTTACTCATGGGAATCGTGCTGTATGGAAGTGCCAAGAAGGGAGTTAAATTCTCACTAGCCCTGGCTCCAGTGGCCTATGGAATATTTTATGTTATTCAAACCCTGGGACCATCTATCCTGGGAATTTCATGA
- a CDS encoding Xaa-Pro peptidase family protein has translation MKIDKIIEKMDQDDLKAIIILKPENIAYVTGFYPSSIAILILKDEPLLFSSKMDLEEAHQKSSIAVEEFKSLSELRKTLQATIQGKVGVEYSMSMGTYRKLCGELPVELTHIIEDFRAIKSSDEIKKIEGAIKIAEDSFKNLDLAVSEDNLAAQIEYNMRSAGSIKPSFETIVASGPRSSLPHTSTTSQPLESPLMIDWGALYQNYASDMTRTLIRGGEKEEEIFSIVLEAQQKAIEAIKPGVKASYIDEVARGVIEDYGYGDNFIHSTGHGVGLEIHENPSLSFKSDEILEKGMVVTVEPGIYLEGKFGIRVEDMILVKNQAQVLTHLPREILF, from the coding sequence ATGAAAATAGATAAAATAATAGAAAAAATGGATCAGGACGATTTAAAAGCCATAATCATATTAAAACCTGAAAATATAGCATATGTGACTGGTTTTTATCCTTCCAGCATCGCAATTTTAATATTGAAAGATGAGCCCTTGCTTTTTTCCTCAAAAATGGATCTGGAGGAAGCTCACCAAAAGTCCAGCATAGCTGTGGAAGAATTCAAATCCCTGAGCGAACTTAGAAAAACTCTCCAAGCAACAATTCAGGGTAAAGTAGGTGTGGAGTATTCCATGAGCATGGGGACCTACAGAAAGCTGTGTGGGGAACTGCCAGTGGAGCTTACCCATATCATTGAAGATTTCCGGGCCATCAAATCATCAGATGAGATTAAAAAGATTGAAGGAGCCATCAAAATTGCCGAGGATTCCTTTAAAAATCTGGATTTGGCAGTGAGTGAGGATAATCTGGCGGCCCAAATAGAGTATAACATGAGGTCAGCCGGTTCCATAAAACCTTCTTTTGAAACCATAGTGGCTTCCGGGCCACGATCAAGCCTCCCCCATACATCTACAACATCTCAACCGTTAGAAAGTCCCTTAATGATAGATTGGGGCGCCCTGTACCAGAACTATGCCTCGGACATGACCCGTACCCTAATCCGTGGCGGTGAAAAAGAGGAAGAAATTTTTTCCATAGTGCTGGAGGCACAGCAAAAAGCAATAGAAGCTATAAAGCCTGGTGTTAAAGCTTCCTACATTGATGAAGTAGCCCGTGGTGTTATTGAAGATTATGGGTATGGTGATAATTTCATACACTCCACTGGACATGGAGTGGGATTAGAAATTCATGAAAACCCATCCTTATCTTTTAAAAGTGATGAAATACTGGAAAAGGGAATGGTAGTCACTGTTGAACCCGGGATATATCTGGAGGGAAAATTCGGGATCAGGGTGGAAGATATGATACTGGTCAAAAACCAGGCCCAGGTTTTAACCCACCTTCCCCGGGAAATTTTATTTTAA
- the serA gene encoding phosphoglycerate dehydrogenase, whose amino-acid sequence MNVLIADQINQKGIEELEEVAEVVARTDITPEELVKDIKDFDAIVVRSRTKVTREVIEAAPLLKIIARAGVGVDNVDVEAATERGVMVVNAPESTSVTVAEHTMGLVLAMSRKIALADKSVKEGKWEKSRFMGMELNGKTLGIVGMGRIGSQVVIRAKAFGMDIMVYDPYITPEAAADLGVEVVDLETLLKNADVITIHVPLTPETKYLISLPQFKLMKENAIIVNCARGGIIKESDLYEALSSGEIAGAALDVYETEPPKENPLLELDNIVLTPHIAASTSEAQRDAAIIVAREIKKVFQGDSPKNVINMPVMDTETFRLIKPFFGLAEKLGKFLIQTAKGNITELDITYCGELAEVQKNDILTRMILQEILNPILTEPVNMVNAPGVAKNRGIMVTEAKRCDSRGYKDLINIKMKADGNEVIVEGVFDKEPKIVKINSYQVDVETEGTMVIVRYKDIPGIIGSIGTKLGEHEINIAKMQVGRQTQGGEAVMVLKVDQKVSKDVEDAVKSLDNVYDAVALNL is encoded by the coding sequence ATGAATGTACTTATCGCTGATCAGATAAACCAGAAAGGAATTGAAGAACTGGAAGAGGTTGCCGAGGTTGTTGCGCGTACCGATATCACTCCCGAAGAACTGGTGAAGGATATCAAGGATTTTGATGCTATTGTAGTAAGAAGCAGAACCAAAGTAACCCGAGAAGTTATTGAAGCAGCTCCTCTCTTGAAGATCATTGCCCGGGCAGGAGTGGGCGTGGATAATGTGGATGTGGAAGCAGCCACGGAAAGGGGAGTAATGGTGGTAAACGCACCAGAATCCACTTCAGTAACTGTGGCCGAACACACCATGGGCCTGGTTTTAGCCATGTCCCGGAAGATAGCCCTGGCTGATAAATCAGTTAAGGAAGGTAAATGGGAAAAGAGCAGGTTCATGGGAATGGAACTCAACGGCAAGACCCTGGGTATAGTGGGCATGGGCCGTATAGGCAGCCAGGTGGTTATCCGAGCCAAGGCATTTGGTATGGATATCATGGTCTACGACCCCTACATCACTCCGGAAGCAGCTGCAGATCTGGGAGTTGAAGTGGTTGACCTTGAAACACTCTTAAAGAATGCGGATGTCATTACCATCCACGTGCCACTCACCCCAGAAACCAAATACCTGATCTCTCTGCCCCAGTTCAAATTGATGAAAGAAAACGCTATTATTGTTAACTGCGCCCGTGGAGGAATAATCAAGGAGTCTGACCTCTATGAAGCATTAAGTAGTGGCGAAATAGCAGGTGCTGCCCTTGATGTTTATGAAACCGAGCCGCCAAAGGAAAACCCCCTCCTGGAACTGGATAACATTGTACTGACTCCCCACATAGCTGCTTCAACCTCTGAAGCCCAGCGTGATGCCGCCATAATTGTGGCCCGGGAAATTAAGAAGGTGTTTCAGGGAGATTCGCCTAAAAATGTTATAAACATGCCAGTGATGGATACCGAAACTTTTCGGCTAATTAAACCTTTCTTTGGTCTGGCTGAAAAACTGGGTAAATTTCTCATTCAAACTGCCAAGGGTAACATCACCGAGCTGGATATCACTTACTGCGGAGAACTCGCTGAGGTTCAGAAAAATGACATCCTCACCAGGATGATCCTGCAGGAAATCCTCAACCCCATACTCACCGAGCCAGTTAACATGGTAAACGCTCCGGGAGTGGCTAAAAATAGAGGAATAATGGTTACCGAAGCTAAAAGATGTGATTCTAGGGGTTACAAGGACCTTATAAATATCAAAATGAAAGCTGATGGTAATGAGGTCATTGTTGAGGGTGTATTTGATAAAGAACCCAAAATAGTGAAGATCAACAGTTACCAGGTGGATGTGGAAACCGAAGGAACCATGGTCATTGTACGATACAAAGATATACCTGGAATCATAGGCTCTATTGGAACCAAACTGGGTGAACACGAAATAAACATAGCCAAAATGCAAGTTGGCCGGCAAACTCAAGGTGGAGAAGCAGTTATGGTCCTTAAAGTGGACCAAAAGGTTTCCAAAGACGTGGAAGATGCAGTCAAATCCCTGGATAATGTTTACGATGCCGTGGCTCTAAATCTGTAG
- a CDS encoding tRNA(His) guanylyltransferase Thg1 family protein, which translates to MKKCEIFSSLKVPCTSNIVLRLDGRNFSQLSRKLEFEKPYDIEFVKIITESSSQLFKEFSPRFIYTFSDEVNLLLGEIPFAGRVEKIDSVLASFLSSAFTREIMGQDKFKEKVKGTKSISFDSRLIPLSDQGVVEYFQWRQAESWRNCLNGYSYWKLRETHPQDESMQILHKKKSSQLHEILFQKGINLAEMPSWQRRGVGIYKKEFEVEGINPLTNQKVKSQRKKIFVDWELPRFDEKFFTSKSMLK; encoded by the coding sequence ATGAAAAAATGTGAAATATTTTCCAGTTTAAAGGTTCCCTGCACTTCCAACATTGTTTTAAGACTGGATGGCAGAAATTTCTCCCAATTATCCCGTAAACTGGAGTTTGAAAAACCCTACGACATTGAATTCGTGAAGATCATTACTGAATCATCCAGTCAACTCTTTAAAGAGTTCAGCCCCCGATTTATCTATACATTCTCCGATGAGGTTAACCTGCTTTTAGGGGAAATACCCTTTGCCGGGAGGGTTGAAAAGATAGATTCCGTGCTGGCTAGCTTCCTGAGCAGCGCATTTACCCGTGAAATCATGGGCCAGGACAAGTTTAAGGAAAAAGTTAAGGGAACTAAGTCCATTTCCTTTGACTCGCGGTTAATACCTTTATCAGACCAGGGAGTAGTGGAGTACTTCCAGTGGAGACAGGCTGAATCCTGGAGGAACTGTTTAAACGGATACTCCTACTGGAAATTACGGGAAACACATCCACAGGATGAATCCATGCAAATACTCCATAAAAAGAAAAGCAGCCAGTTACACGAAATACTCTTCCAGAAGGGAATTAATTTAGCGGAGATGCCCTCCTGGCAGAGGAGGGGAGTTGGAATTTACAAAAAAGAATTTGAAGTGGAGGGTATAAACCCCCTGACCAACCAAAAGGTAAAATCTCAGAGGAAGAAGATATTCGTGGACTGGGAACTTCCCCGGTTTGATGAAAAGTTCTTCACCTCTAAATCCATGTTAAAATGA
- a CDS encoding PRC-barrel domain-containing protein, whose translation MVELTNLYNLDVYTTRGKYVGRIQDVILNIKKGRVSTLKAVAMNPDKKSVGIKDVITKSIRIVPEGDEIRPLREEGTIEIPYDRVQAVGDILLISPEIKETSTPAVAET comes from the coding sequence ATGGTGGAATTAACGAATCTGTACAACTTAGATGTGTATACCACCCGTGGAAAGTACGTGGGACGTATCCAGGATGTGATCTTAAACATTAAAAAGGGCAGAGTTTCAACCTTGAAAGCTGTGGCCATGAATCCTGACAAAAAAAGTGTGGGAATAAAGGATGTTATAACTAAAAGTATACGAATAGTTCCAGAAGGAGATGAAATAAGACCTCTCAGAGAAGAAGGAACTATAGAAATACCCTATGACCGGGTTCAGGCCGTGGGAGATATTCTACTCATTAGTCCAGAAATAAAGGAAACCAGTACCCCTGCAGTTGCGGAGACTTAG
- a CDS encoding HIT family protein, which yields MNTSCEYCQIDGGYGELIGETTHWMVYLAPSQRYLGTCVVALKRHCSNLSQVNNEEWTDFAQVVQKMEESLEQIFQPTLYNWSCYKNSVFRKPNPNPEIHWHFIPRYQNPVYFEGMEFMDPDFGYIPRPEKSEIPPKAMKKLAMKLKNIFASK from the coding sequence ATGAATACCAGTTGTGAGTACTGCCAGATAGATGGAGGTTATGGGGAACTTATAGGGGAGACCACTCACTGGATGGTGTATCTGGCACCCAGTCAACGTTATCTGGGAACCTGTGTGGTGGCCCTTAAAAGACACTGCAGCAATCTTTCCCAGGTGAATAATGAGGAATGGACTGATTTTGCCCAGGTAGTCCAAAAAATGGAAGAATCACTGGAACAGATATTCCAGCCCACCTTATACAACTGGAGTTGCTATAAAAATTCTGTTTTCAGGAAGCCTAATCCTAACCCGGAAATCCACTGGCACTTCATTCCCCGTTACCAGAACCCAGTGTACTTTGAGGGGATGGAATTTATGGACCCTGATTTTGGCTACATTCCCCGCCCAGAAAAAAGTGAAATACCCCCAAAGGCCATGAAAAAGCTGGCCATGAAATTAAAAAATATTTTTGCATCCAAATGA
- a CDS encoding heavy metal-binding domain-containing protein, which produces MVSVDEYIIVSSNYIPGYEITETKGFVYGLTVRSRGVGGQIGAGIRSMFGGEIKEYVSMMEETRDEAMTRAIDHAKAMGANAIISARYDSNDISDVMQEILVFGTAVIAHKVE; this is translated from the coding sequence ATGGTCTCAGTAGATGAATACATTATTGTAAGCTCAAATTACATACCTGGATATGAAATTACCGAAACTAAGGGTTTTGTTTACGGTCTTACCGTACGCAGTAGGGGTGTAGGAGGCCAAATTGGTGCCGGGATACGTTCCATGTTCGGTGGAGAAATCAAGGAATATGTGAGTATGATGGAAGAAACCAGGGATGAAGCCATGACCCGGGCCATTGACCATGCCAAGGCCATGGGAGCCAACGCCATAATAAGTGCCCGTTACGACTCCAATGATATTTCTGATGTAATGCAGGAGATACTAGTCTTTGGAACTGCGGTTATAGCCCATAAAGTCGAATAA